One window of Treponema denticola genomic DNA carries:
- a CDS encoding thioesterase, FlK family: MFSVKVYDKIGLIVEGTHERFIVNNEKFQKSK, encoded by the coding sequence ATCTTTTCGGTAAAGGTTTATGACAAAATAGGCTTAATCGTCGAAGGCACTCATGAACGCTTTATTGTCAACAATGAAAAATTTCAAAAAAGCAAATGA
- a CDS encoding ORF6N domain-containing protein: protein MAKLQKEPIVVNQKIIKEKIYTIRGQKVMLDFHLAEIYGYETKRFNEQVKRNIEKFEDDFMFQLTNEEVQILSRSHFATLNKITGRGSNIKYNPYAFTEQGIYMLMTVLKGDLAIKQSKALIRMFKQMKDYLIENQDFISSKELVQIAIQTNQNTKNISEIKSQMATKEELKKVMDNFIDPDTYKHFLIMDGKKIEADIAYQKIYKSAKHTVYVVDNYIGLKTLELLREAKESITIKIFTDNIKHRTMLTTSILKDFKIEYPNISLSFQKTKGKYHDRYIAIDYNTKNEAIYHCGGSSKDAGNKITSILKIDDTVLYHPMFDELLLNPILKI from the coding sequence ATGGCAAAATTACAAAAAGAACCGATTGTAGTAAATCAAAAAATAATTAAAGAAAAAATTTACACTATACGAGGACAAAAGGTGATGCTTGACTTCCACCTTGCTGAAATATATGGATATGAAACAAAAAGGTTTAATGAGCAAGTCAAAAGAAATATCGAGAAATTCGAAGATGATTTTATGTTTCAATTAACCAATGAAGAAGTACAGATACTTTCAAGGTCGCATTTTGCGACCTTGAACAAAATAACGGGAAGAGGAAGCAATATCAAATATAATCCTTATGCCTTTACGGAACAAGGTATTTATATGCTTATGACAGTATTAAAAGGAGACCTTGCAATAAAACAAAGCAAGGCTTTAATAAGAATGTTTAAGCAAATGAAAGACTATCTAATTGAAAACCAAGATTTTATAAGCTCTAAGGAACTGGTACAAATAGCAATACAAACAAATCAAAACACTAAAAATATATCTGAAATAAAATCACAAATGGCTACGAAAGAAGAGCTAAAAAAGGTCATGGATAATTTTATCGATCCCGATACCTATAAACACTTTTTGATTATGGACGGAAAGAAAATAGAAGCTGATATAGCCTATCAAAAAATATATAAATCGGCTAAGCATACTGTTTACGTAGTGGATAACTACATAGGATTAAAAACTTTAGAATTATTAAGAGAAGCAAAGGAAAGTATCACTATAAAAATTTTTACTGATAATATTAAACATCGTACTATGTTGACTACTTCAATTTTAAAGGATTTTAAAATTGAGTATCCTAATATTTCTCTTTCCTTTCAAAAGACAAAGGGTAAATATCATGATAGATATATTGCAATAGATTATAACACAAAAAATGAAGCAATATATCATTGCGGAGGTTCTTCAAAAGATGCAGGTAATAAAATTACAAGTATTTTGAAGATTGATGATACAGTACTTTATCATCCGATGTTTGATGAGTTATTATTAAATCCGATATTAAAGATATAG
- a CDS encoding ABC transporter transmembrane domain-containing protein produces MKSEKNYSFFKEMKEFIKPYKKKYFLSVLLSSFSVLCELLSYSFIGIIAADIFRGASDKNTLIALVLVIICKTANVIFLNFSTLISHKAAYLTLKDIRCAVCDKFIRVSMGYFNKNSSGKLKTIMTDRIEDVEKTLAHLYRK; encoded by the coding sequence ATGAAATCTGAAAAAAATTACAGCTTTTTTAAAGAGATGAAAGAGTTTATAAAACCGTATAAGAAAAAATATTTTTTATCGGTTTTATTAAGTTCATTTTCCGTGTTATGTGAATTATTATCTTATTCTTTTATAGGCATAATAGCAGCCGATATTTTTAGAGGAGCAAGCGATAAAAATACATTGATTGCTTTAGTCTTAGTAATAATATGCAAAACAGCAAATGTGATTTTTTTAAATTTTTCCACGCTCATATCACACAAGGCAGCATATTTAACACTAAAAGATATAAGATGTGCAGTTTGCGATAAATTTATTAGAGTATCCATGGGATATTTTAATAAAAACTCCAGCGGGAAATTAAAAACAATAATGACAGACCGCATAGAAGATGTTGAAAAAACACTGGCACATTTATACCGGAAATGA
- a CDS encoding MptD family putative ECF transporter S component, with amino-acid sequence MNNDKLKVKDVITVTLLSLCNILIFSLGTFMYATPITILLTPVLYSLLQGVVFYVIGAKVKKRGAFIIYSFIQGIISFYPPYILMFILSGLIAELLLYKKGYGNLKYIGISYVIQQALASIGSVIYPYTIALNKTLDKMSEQELIGNITKAGKLISSWGALILLILVIFSAIIGAYIGQKIVKKHILEKSID; translated from the coding sequence ATGAACAACGACAAATTAAAAGTGAAGGACGTTATCACAGTTACATTATTATCATTATGCAATATTTTGATATTTTCATTGGGTACATTTATGTATGCAACACCAATCACCATTCTTTTAACGCCCGTACTATACTCCCTATTACAAGGAGTAGTTTTTTATGTTATTGGAGCAAAGGTAAAAAAAAGAGGAGCATTTATAATCTATTCTTTTATTCAAGGCATTATTTCATTTTATCCGCCTTATATTTTAATGTTTATCCTCTCCGGTTTAATAGCCGAATTATTACTCTATAAAAAAGGATATGGAAATTTAAAGTATATCGGAATAAGCTATGTAATTCAACAAGCACTTGCATCTATAGGGAGTGTAATTTATCCTTATACAATTGCATTAAATAAGACTCTGGATAAGATGAGCGAACAAGAACTGATAGGAAATATTACAAAAGCAGGAAAATTAATTTCTTCATGGGGAGCACTGATTTTATTAATTTTAGTAATTTTTTCTGCAATAATCGGAGCTTATATAGGACAAAAAATAGTAAAAAAACATATTTTAGAAAAATCCATTGATTAG